A genomic region of Streptomyces sp. R33 contains the following coding sequences:
- a CDS encoding phosphodiester glycosidase family protein, with protein MLSLRPLLPVLLTVALAGPAGASAAAQADGIETARTGRQVAPGIRLESYDRLEADRWLRIDELLVDLGGRSGVRADYLGGHGPATVAEAAAHHPAGPGRRVVAAVNGDFFDIRGTGAPLGPGLAGGRLLHSATPGPGAAPAVGFGGDGIGRVLRLALDGSVTLPGGVVRPLAGYNAARPPAAGLAAYTADWPGVELPAVGTAVTVRDGRVTAAAPPVRGPTRRERPAPGTTVLAAAGGAAAAELAALRPGDAVGVAARAVPDAGPLPVAAVGGREALVVAGVAQNHDGEPNNTAAPRTAVGFSRDGRQLRILTVDGRQRDSGGLTLTALGRLMHRLGAYEALNLDGGGSSTLLAGLSGASALALENSPSDGRLRPVPNGLVLTAPAGSGRTAGYRVEPVGGTTEDLTRVFPRLTRTLEATGYDALLGPAPGAPVWSADGAGTVDSAGVFHAVRPGRATAHARRTTAHGELPLEVLGPLTRIRPTQARIGLAEQGETAGFRLTGYDAQGRAAVVEPRDVTLEFDRSRWRVTDDGHGGFTVTALTPQATGHLRVTVRAGGAAGASAAPGSRGATRASGALGAPGTSGSPGGSDGASGPRGAAGTPGGAGMPRTAGPRAAAGRPGVAGRLGVAGRPGASFAPGDAGRPWTAGTFGGAGTPWTAGTLGGAGAAGMTGVPGIAGTPPAAGTLGLAGASDTGGSGLTAELALGVGLVTLPLTDLADVADWTGPGASATEGHSGAGLALDLPGAAAQRSAAPPRPLAVPELARSLTLWVGGDGSGARPAVELADADGAAVTVRGPAVDWTGWRELTLPLPATAEPPLSVTRLSAAGGTGPGRLALDTLGARTPPTGPAAAPVVRDPIVATEAAVRALPWRFAVGGEDAAADFVLTDAARPQFVHRGVRFLPLDTTKPTLGGGGLSRMRALRKALAAAAREPATGAVAVVQAYAPDTVDRKETALTAHLLAEFRRTTGKRAAVLTLGAPAFAAGRSEGVLSVAAARTGRTVVGLDAFAPGDWLAVREGTP; from the coding sequence GTGCTGAGCCTCCGTCCGCTGCTGCCCGTCCTGCTCACCGTGGCCCTGGCCGGCCCCGCCGGGGCGTCCGCCGCCGCGCAGGCCGACGGCATCGAGACCGCCCGTACCGGCCGGCAGGTCGCCCCCGGGATCCGACTGGAGTCGTACGACCGGCTGGAGGCCGACCGCTGGCTGCGGATCGACGAGCTCCTCGTCGACCTCGGTGGCCGCAGCGGCGTCCGCGCCGATTACCTGGGCGGCCACGGACCGGCCACCGTCGCCGAGGCTGCCGCGCACCACCCCGCAGGGCCCGGGCGGCGCGTGGTCGCCGCCGTGAACGGCGACTTCTTCGACATCCGCGGTACGGGCGCCCCGCTCGGCCCCGGCCTGGCGGGCGGCCGGCTGCTGCACTCCGCGACCCCCGGCCCCGGCGCGGCCCCGGCCGTCGGGTTCGGCGGCGACGGCATCGGGCGGGTCCTGCGCCTCGCACTCGACGGGAGCGTCACCCTGCCCGGCGGGGTGGTGCGGCCGCTCGCCGGGTACAACGCGGCCCGGCCCCCCGCCGCGGGCCTCGCCGCGTACACCGCCGACTGGCCGGGGGTGGAACTGCCCGCCGTGGGCACCGCCGTGACGGTCCGGGACGGCCGGGTCACGGCAGCCGCCCCGCCGGTACGCGGACCCACTCGCCGGGAACGCCCCGCACCCGGCACCACCGTGCTGGCCGCCGCCGGCGGTGCGGCCGCTGCCGAACTGGCCGCCCTGCGACCCGGGGACGCCGTGGGCGTCGCCGCCCGGGCCGTCCCTGACGCCGGACCGCTCCCGGTGGCGGCCGTCGGCGGGCGCGAGGCCCTCGTCGTGGCCGGCGTCGCCCAGAACCACGACGGCGAACCGAACAACACCGCCGCCCCGCGCACGGCCGTCGGTTTCTCGCGCGACGGGCGGCAGCTGCGGATCCTCACCGTGGACGGCCGCCAGCGGGACAGCGGCGGCCTCACCCTGACCGCGCTGGGCCGCCTGATGCACCGGCTCGGCGCGTACGAGGCCCTGAACCTCGACGGCGGCGGCTCCTCGACCCTGCTCGCGGGGCTGAGCGGGGCGTCGGCCCTCGCGCTGGAGAACTCCCCGTCGGACGGGCGGCTGCGGCCCGTGCCCAACGGGCTCGTCCTGACGGCCCCGGCGGGCTCCGGCCGGACCGCCGGCTACCGCGTCGAACCCGTCGGCGGCACCACGGAGGACCTCACCCGGGTCTTCCCCCGGCTCACCCGGACCCTCGAGGCCACCGGGTACGACGCACTGCTGGGCCCGGCGCCGGGCGCGCCGGTGTGGTCCGCCGACGGGGCCGGCACGGTCGACTCCGCCGGGGTGTTCCACGCCGTGCGCCCCGGCCGTGCGACGGCGCACGCCCGGCGCACGACGGCGCACGGCGAGCTCCCGCTCGAGGTCCTCGGCCCGCTGACCCGGATCCGCCCCACGCAGGCCCGGATCGGGCTCGCGGAGCAGGGGGAGACCGCGGGATTCCGGCTGACCGGCTACGACGCGCAAGGCAGGGCCGCCGTCGTGGAACCCCGGGACGTGACCTTGGAGTTCGACCGCTCGCGATGGCGCGTCACCGATGACGGCCACGGCGGCTTCACGGTCACCGCCCTGACCCCCCAAGCCACGGGCCATCTCCGCGTCACGGTCCGGGCGGGCGGGGCTGCCGGGGCGTCTGCAGCGCCCGGAAGCCGCGGAGCGACCAGGGCATCGGGCGCCCTCGGGGCTCCCGGCACTTCCGGATCTCCCGGGGGCTCTGATGGCGCCTCCGGTCCCCGTGGTGCCGCAGGCACACCCGGCGGCGCGGGCATGCCCCGGACCGCGGGCCCGCGTGCCGCCGCGGGCAGGCCCGGCGTCGCGGGCAGGCTCGGCGTCGCGGGCAGGCCCGGTGCCTCCTTCGCGCCCGGTGACGCGGGCAGGCCCTGGACCGCCGGCACGTTCGGTGGCGCGGGGACGCCCTGGACCGCAGGCACGCTCGGCGGCGCAGGTGCGGCCGGGATGACAGGCGTGCCCGGGATCGCGGGCACGCCCCCTGCCGCCGGCACGCTCGGGCTTGCGGGAGCGTCCGATACCGGCGGCTCCGGTCTCACCGCCGAACTCGCCCTCGGCGTCGGGCTGGTGACCCTCCCGCTCACCGATCTGGCCGATGTAGCCGACTGGACCGGACCGGGGGCTTCCGCGACCGAGGGGCACTCCGGTGCGGGGCTCGCCCTGGATCTGCCCGGGGCGGCGGCTCAGCGGAGCGCGGCCCCGCCGCGGCCCCTTGCCGTCCCGGAGCTGGCCCGGTCGCTCACGCTCTGGGTCGGCGGCGACGGCTCCGGGGCCCGGCCCGCGGTGGAGCTGGCCGATGCCGACGGGGCCGCCGTCACGGTGCGCGGGCCCGCCGTGGACTGGACCGGCTGGCGGGAGCTCACCCTGCCGCTCCCGGCCACCGCCGAGCCGCCGCTCAGCGTGACCCGGCTTTCGGCGGCCGGGGGGACGGGCCCCGGACGGCTGGCCCTCGACACGCTCGGCGCCCGGACCCCGCCCACGGGGCCCGCCGCGGCGCCCGTGGTCCGGGATCCGATCGTGGCCACCGAGGCCGCGGTGCGGGCGCTGCCCTGGCGGTTCGCCGTCGGGGGCGAGGACGCCGCTGCCGACTTCGTGCTCACCGACGCCGCCCGCCCGCAGTTCGTGCACCGCGGCGTACGGTTTCTGCCGCTCGACACCACCAAGCCCACCTTGGGGGGAGGCGGTCTGTCCCGGATGCGGGCCCTGCGCAAGGCTCTGGCGGCCGCCGCCCGGGAACCGGCCACGGGCGCGGTGGCCGTCGTACAGGCGTATGCGCCGGACACCGTGGACCGCAAGGAAACGGCCCTGACGGCCCACCTGCTCGCCGAGTTCCGCCGTACCACCGGCAAACGCGCCGCCGTGCTCACCCTCGGCGCCCCGGCCTTCGCGGCGGGCCGCTCCGAGGGCGTGCTGTCCGTGGCTGCCGCGCGCACCGGACGGACCGTGGTGGGCCTGGACGCCTTCGCCCCGGGGGACTGGCTCGCCGTCCGGGAAGGCACCCCCTAG
- a CDS encoding ABC transporter permease, with protein sequence MSRHRTRTRPPVTLALPALLAVAFLLLPLVGILTRTEWGELGAHLTSPGVVEALRLSLFVSLWALGLSLLLGVPLAWLLARVPFKGKAFVRSLVLLPMVLPPTVGGVALLLGFGRRGLLGPWLEGTFGVTLPFHTSGAVVAATFVAMPFLVISLEGALGGLKQSYEETAASLGAAPARVFFTVTLPMVAPGLIAGAALTWARALGEFGATITFAGNLPGTTQTLPLQVYLLLQDQPEAATSVSLLLLAIAMAVLIALRGRWTGTPVARTPAEAPQPPDETAAAALEAERTPTAPPPATLPFAKAAAGDPASDLAGAPQDDGRWPLHAVVTGFNELTLDADPGTTIAVVGENGAGKTTLLRALLGLTPRAHAELRLGDTDVTALAPHERQVAWVPQDGALFPHLSALANTAYGLRARRVPRAAARREAQQWLDRLGVGHLAARKPAQLSGGQAQRVALARALAARPRLLLLDEPLAALDQTTRARVRHTLRTHLAGFGGVCLIVTHDPVEAVSLADRVLVLADGRTLQDAPPAEVTRHPRSPWVARMLGRNAWPGTASADGLVLAAGGRLVVAEALPEGSPALAIIGPEAVSVHRDRPAGSPRNVWPGSVREITAVGSRLRVLVGSAQAPDLVAEITPEAAAELGLVDGSEVWTSVKATEVTLVEL encoded by the coding sequence ATGAGCAGACACCGCACCCGCACCCGGCCCCCCGTGACCCTGGCGCTCCCCGCGCTGCTCGCCGTCGCCTTCCTGCTGCTGCCCCTCGTCGGCATCCTCACCCGCACCGAGTGGGGCGAACTCGGCGCCCACCTCACCAGCCCCGGTGTGGTCGAGGCCCTGCGCCTCTCGCTGTTCGTGTCCCTGTGGGCGCTGGGCCTCTCGCTGCTCCTCGGCGTGCCGCTCGCGTGGCTGCTGGCCCGCGTCCCGTTCAAGGGCAAGGCCTTCGTCCGCTCGCTGGTGCTGCTCCCGATGGTGCTGCCGCCCACCGTCGGCGGTGTGGCGCTGCTGCTGGGCTTCGGGCGGCGCGGGCTCCTCGGGCCCTGGCTCGAGGGCACGTTCGGCGTCACGCTGCCCTTCCACACGTCAGGCGCCGTCGTCGCGGCCACCTTCGTCGCCATGCCGTTCCTCGTGATCAGCCTGGAGGGTGCGCTCGGCGGGCTCAAGCAGAGCTACGAGGAGACCGCCGCGTCCCTCGGTGCCGCGCCGGCGCGGGTGTTCTTCACCGTGACGCTGCCGATGGTGGCGCCCGGCCTGATCGCGGGCGCCGCGCTCACCTGGGCCCGTGCGCTCGGCGAGTTCGGCGCGACGATCACCTTCGCCGGCAACCTGCCCGGCACCACCCAGACGCTGCCGCTCCAGGTCTACCTGCTGCTCCAGGACCAGCCGGAGGCCGCTACCTCGGTGTCCCTGCTGCTGCTCGCGATCGCCATGGCCGTGCTGATCGCCCTGCGCGGCCGCTGGACCGGCACACCGGTCGCCCGGACGCCCGCCGAAGCTCCGCAGCCGCCGGACGAGACGGCGGCCGCGGCCCTCGAAGCCGAGCGGACGCCGACGGCCCCGCCACCGGCCACCCTGCCCTTCGCGAAGGCTGCCGCCGGCGACCCGGCCTCCGACCTGGCCGGCGCCCCACAAGACGACGGCCGCTGGCCCCTGCACGCCGTGGTCACCGGCTTCAACGAGCTCACCCTCGACGCCGACCCCGGTACCACCATCGCCGTCGTCGGCGAGAACGGCGCAGGCAAGACCACCCTGCTGCGCGCCCTCCTCGGCCTCACCCCGCGCGCCCACGCCGAACTCCGGCTCGGCGACACCGACGTCACCGCTCTCGCCCCGCACGAGCGCCAGGTGGCCTGGGTCCCGCAGGACGGCGCGCTGTTCCCGCACCTGAGCGCACTGGCCAACACCGCCTACGGGCTGCGCGCCCGCCGGGTCCCGCGCGCCGCTGCCCGCCGCGAGGCGCAGCAGTGGCTGGACCGGCTCGGCGTCGGCCACCTCGCCGCCCGCAAGCCCGCCCAGCTGTCCGGTGGCCAGGCCCAACGGGTGGCGCTCGCCCGGGCGCTGGCCGCCCGCCCCCGGCTCCTCCTGCTGGACGAGCCGCTCGCGGCCCTCGACCAGACCACCCGGGCCCGCGTCCGGCACACCCTGCGCACGCACCTGGCCGGCTTCGGCGGGGTCTGCCTCATCGTCACGCACGACCCCGTCGAGGCGGTGTCCCTGGCCGACCGGGTCCTCGTACTCGCCGACGGGCGCACCCTCCAGGACGCCCCGCCCGCCGAGGTCACCCGCCACCCGCGCTCCCCGTGGGTCGCCCGGATGCTCGGCCGCAACGCATGGCCCGGCACGGCGTCGGCGGACGGGCTCGTACTCGCCGCCGGGGGCCGGCTGGTGGTGGCGGAGGCGCTGCCGGAGGGGTCCCCGGCACTGGCGATCATCGGCCCCGAGGCGGTGTCCGTGCACCGCGACCGTCCGGCGGGCAGTCCCCGCAACGTCTGGCCGGGCTCCGTACGGGAGATCACCGCGGTCGGCAGCCGGCTGCGCGTGCTGGTCGGCTCGGCGCAGGCCCCCGACCTGGTCGCGGAGATCACCCCGGAGGCCGCGGCCGAACTGGGCCTGGTCGACGGCTCGGAGGTCTGGACGAGCGTGAAGGCGACCGAGGTCACGCTGGTGGAACTCTAG
- the modA gene encoding molybdate ABC transporter substrate-binding protein has translation MSPILNRRSAVAAALTGALLVPALSACGSSDDKAGAGASASAPAAASAEPKAASLTVLAASSLTDVFKTAGAAYEKAHPGTKITFSFAGSQELAAQVKQGAPADALVTADTKTMDGLKAETGDPSIIAKNRLVIAAGKGNPFKVDELKDLADSKIKVVLAAPEVPVGRYSKQILDAQKIEVKPVSQEPNVRAVLSKVELGEADAGLVYKTDTIKAGDKVSVVDIPDAENAVASYPAASLKASKNAGAAAAFVAWLSTPEAQKILQDAGFQKA, from the coding sequence ATGTCCCCGATCCTGAACCGCCGCAGCGCCGTCGCCGCAGCGCTGACCGGCGCCCTCCTCGTGCCCGCGCTGTCCGCCTGCGGCAGCAGCGACGACAAGGCCGGCGCCGGGGCTTCGGCTTCCGCACCGGCCGCGGCCTCCGCGGAGCCCAAGGCCGCGAGCCTCACCGTCCTCGCCGCCTCCTCCCTCACCGACGTGTTCAAGACCGCGGGCGCAGCGTACGAGAAGGCGCACCCGGGCACGAAGATCACCTTCTCCTTCGCCGGCTCACAGGAGCTCGCCGCCCAGGTGAAGCAGGGAGCCCCGGCCGATGCGCTGGTCACCGCCGACACCAAGACGATGGACGGCCTGAAGGCCGAGACCGGCGACCCGTCGATCATCGCCAAGAACCGCCTGGTCATCGCGGCCGGCAAGGGCAACCCGTTCAAGGTCGACGAGCTGAAGGACCTGGCCGACAGCAAGATCAAGGTCGTGCTCGCCGCGCCCGAGGTGCCGGTCGGCCGCTACAGCAAGCAGATCCTCGACGCCCAGAAGATCGAGGTGAAGCCGGTCTCCCAGGAGCCCAACGTCCGCGCCGTCCTGAGCAAGGTCGAGCTCGGTGAGGCCGACGCCGGCCTCGTCTACAAGACCGACACGATCAAGGCCGGTGACAAGGTCTCCGTCGTGGACATCCCGGACGCCGAGAACGCCGTGGCCTCCTACCCGGCCGCCTCCCTCAAGGCGTCCAAGAACGCCGGGGCCGCCGCCGCGTTCGTGGCCTGGCTGAGCACTCCCGAGGCGCAGAAGATCCTCCAGGACGCGGGCTTCCAGAAGGCGTAA
- a CDS encoding molybdopterin-binding protein, translating into MQSYTIGQAARLLGVSPDTARRWADAGRVATHRDEAGRRLIDGRDLAAFSVEVGQGAHTEDDEPYTSARNAFPGIVTAVKLGDVAAQVEIQAGPHRLVSLLTREAVEELGLEVGMRATARVKSTSVHIDRT; encoded by the coding sequence ATGCAGTCCTACACCATCGGACAGGCGGCGCGCCTGCTGGGCGTCAGCCCGGACACCGCCCGCCGCTGGGCCGACGCCGGCCGGGTCGCGACCCACCGCGACGAGGCCGGCCGGCGACTGATCGACGGCCGCGACCTGGCCGCCTTCTCCGTGGAGGTCGGACAGGGCGCCCACACCGAGGACGACGAGCCGTACACCTCGGCCCGCAACGCCTTCCCCGGCATCGTCACCGCCGTGAAGCTCGGAGACGTGGCCGCCCAGGTCGAGATCCAGGCAGGTCCCCACCGCCTGGTCTCCCTGCTCACCCGTGAGGCCGTCGAGGAGCTCGGACTGGAGGTCGGCATGCGGGCCACCGCCCGCGTGAAGTCCACCAGTGTGCACATCGACCGCACCTGA
- a CDS encoding RNA-binding S4 domain-containing protein, whose amino-acid sequence MADEATGTGTGAGAGTARVDAWIWSVRLTKTRSVAATACRAGHVKVNGERAKPAQAVRAGDEVRLFHAGRERIVVVKRPVTKRVGPPVAAECFIDNSPPAPTRIEAEVVGVRDRGTGRPTKRDRREIESLRGR is encoded by the coding sequence ATGGCTGATGAAGCAACGGGAACGGGAACGGGCGCGGGCGCGGGAACGGCGCGCGTGGACGCCTGGATCTGGTCGGTCCGCCTGACGAAGACCCGCTCGGTCGCGGCGACCGCCTGCAGGGCGGGGCATGTGAAGGTCAACGGTGAGCGCGCGAAGCCGGCGCAGGCGGTGCGGGCGGGGGACGAGGTACGGCTGTTCCACGCGGGACGCGAGCGCATCGTCGTCGTCAAGCGGCCGGTGACGAAGCGGGTCGGTCCGCCGGTGGCCGCGGAATGTTTCATCGACAACAGCCCGCCGGCGCCGACGCGCATCGAGGCCGAGGTGGTCGGCGTGCGCGACCGCGGCACGGGCCGCCCGACGAAGCGCGACCGCCGCGAAATCGAATCCCTCCGCGGCCGCTGA
- a CDS encoding PTS-dependent dihydroxyacetone kinase phosphotransferase subunit DhaM — MSATAVVGIVLVSHSAVVAESVADLARGLAAGGPVVPVAAAGGTADGGLGTSAERVVAAAHEVDRGAGVALLADLGSSVLTVKALLVEDELPPGARLLDAPFLEGAVAAVVAASAGAPLDAVAAAAEEAYSYRKA; from the coding sequence ATGAGCGCGACGGCGGTGGTCGGGATCGTGCTGGTGTCGCACAGTGCGGTGGTCGCGGAGTCCGTGGCGGACCTGGCGCGGGGCCTCGCGGCCGGCGGACCGGTCGTCCCGGTGGCGGCGGCGGGCGGCACCGCGGACGGCGGCCTGGGCACGAGCGCGGAGCGCGTCGTGGCGGCCGCGCACGAGGTGGACCGGGGCGCGGGGGTCGCGCTGCTGGCGGACCTGGGCAGCTCGGTGCTGACGGTGAAGGCGCTGCTGGTGGAGGACGAACTGCCGCCGGGGGCCAGGCTGCTGGACGCCCCGTTCCTGGAGGGCGCGGTGGCGGCGGTGGTCGCCGCCTCGGCGGGCGCCCCCCTGGACGCGGTGGCCGCGGCCGCAGAGGAGGCGTACAGCTACCGCAAGGCCTGA
- the dhaL gene encoding dihydroxyacetone kinase subunit DhaL, with translation MRDADFFRRWMTAAWAVVEREADRLTELDSPIGDADHGSNLLRGFTAVRAALEADPAVTPGAVLQLAGRTLISTVGGASGPLYGTLLRRTGKGLGEAAEVSDEEVRKALYEGVGAVAQLGGAAPGDKTMLDALVAGVAALSTSYRAAADAAEAGARATVPMLARKGRASYLGERSIGHQDPGATSAALLLTALADTADTTDKADKADTA, from the coding sequence GTGCGTGACGCGGACTTCTTCCGGCGCTGGATGACGGCCGCCTGGGCCGTGGTGGAGCGCGAGGCGGACCGGCTGACCGAGCTCGACTCCCCCATCGGGGACGCCGACCACGGGAGCAATCTGCTGCGCGGCTTCACTGCGGTACGGGCGGCCCTGGAGGCGGACCCCGCGGTGACGCCGGGGGCGGTGCTGCAACTGGCGGGGCGGACGCTGATCTCGACGGTCGGCGGCGCGTCGGGCCCGCTGTACGGGACGCTGCTGCGGCGCACGGGCAAGGGCCTCGGGGAGGCTGCCGAGGTCTCCGACGAGGAGGTGCGCAAGGCCCTGTACGAGGGGGTGGGCGCGGTGGCGCAGCTGGGCGGGGCGGCTCCGGGCGACAAGACGATGCTGGACGCGCTGGTGGCAGGGGTGGCGGCGCTGAGCACCTCGTACCGGGCGGCGGCGGACGCGGCGGAGGCCGGTGCGCGGGCGACGGTGCCCATGCTGGCCCGCAAGGGGCGGGCCAGTTACCTGGGCGAGCGGAGCATCGGGCACCAGGACCCGGGGGCGACTTCGGCGGCCCTGCTGCTGACGGCACTCGCGGACACGGCCGACACGACGGACAAGGCAGACAAGGCGGACACCGCATGA
- the dhaK gene encoding dihydroxyacetone kinase subunit DhaK: MRMLINSPETVVADALRGMAAAHPELDVDVERRVVVRRDARDGGRVGVVSGGGSGHEPLHAGFVGYGMLSAACPGEVFTSPVPDQMLRAAAAVDSGQGVLFVVKNYTGDVLNFEMAAELAEEDGLRVERVLVNDDVAVTDSLYTAGRRGTGATLFVEKIAGAAAEAGAPLERVAALARQVNASSRSFGVALSACTTPAKGSPTFELPDGELELGIGIHGEPGRERRAMMPAREIAEIAVGAVLEDLAEVGPADGPVLALVNGMGATPLLELYGFHGEVTRVLTERGVPVARTLVGNYVTSLDMAGCSVTLCRVDEELLRLWDAPVRTAALRWGC; encoded by the coding sequence ATGCGGATGCTGATCAACAGCCCCGAGACCGTCGTCGCCGATGCGCTGCGGGGGATGGCGGCCGCGCATCCCGAACTGGACGTCGACGTGGAGCGGCGGGTCGTCGTACGGCGGGACGCACGGGACGGGGGCAGGGTCGGGGTGGTGTCCGGGGGCGGGTCGGGGCACGAGCCGCTGCATGCCGGGTTCGTGGGGTACGGGATGCTGTCGGCCGCGTGTCCCGGGGAGGTGTTCACCTCACCGGTGCCCGACCAGATGCTGCGGGCGGCCGCGGCCGTGGACTCCGGGCAGGGGGTGCTGTTCGTCGTCAAGAACTACACCGGTGACGTGCTGAACTTCGAGATGGCCGCGGAACTCGCCGAGGAGGACGGCCTGCGGGTGGAGCGGGTCCTCGTGAACGACGACGTCGCCGTGACCGACAGCCTGTACACGGCGGGGCGGCGCGGCACCGGGGCGACCCTGTTCGTCGAGAAGATCGCCGGTGCGGCGGCCGAGGCGGGCGCCCCGCTGGAGCGGGTAGCGGCGCTCGCCCGGCAGGTGAACGCGTCCTCCCGCAGTTTCGGGGTGGCGCTCAGCGCGTGCACGACCCCTGCGAAGGGCAGCCCGACGTTCGAGCTGCCGGACGGGGAGCTGGAGTTGGGGATCGGCATCCACGGCGAGCCGGGCCGCGAGCGGCGGGCCATGATGCCGGCGCGGGAGATCGCGGAGATCGCGGTGGGGGCCGTACTGGAGGACCTGGCGGAGGTGGGCCCGGCGGACGGGCCGGTGCTGGCGCTGGTCAACGGCATGGGGGCGACGCCGCTGCTGGAGCTGTACGGGTTCCACGGGGAGGTGACCCGGGTGCTGACGGAGCGCGGGGTACCGGTGGCGCGGACTCTGGTCGGAAACTACGTCACCTCCCTGGACATGGCGGGGTGTTCGGTGACGCTGTGCCGCGTGGACGAAGAGCTGCTGCGGCTCTGGGACGCGCCGGTCCGGACGGCGGCGCTGCGGTGGGGCTGCTGA
- a CDS encoding glycoside hydrolase family 15 protein: MDRYPPIADHGLVGDLQTAALVSSRGVIDWFAAPRFDSPSIFAALLDHDGGGHFLLAPEQEEGTWKQLYYPDTAVVVTRFMSPDGVGETVDYMPVHRGLTASDRHTLVRVIRAVRGTVRFSLECRPRFDYARSPHRLDLTERRATFRAPGATAFLQATFPLERDGQDVRASITLTTGQAEAAMFTTDREGSTAPPPPPERDRITDELWEQVDYWQKWVRTSHYHGRWAEMVYRSAITLKLLTYAPSGAPVAAATMGLPEQVGGERNWDYRYTWVRDGSLSVRALLDLGFAEEAARFTHWLGDRLRAHEGPDGEPLQIMYRVDGDPHLTEEVLEHFEGYRGSYPVRAGNAAMDQLQLDIYGEALYALSEGHAVAVQADYHGWKALARSLDWLADSWDRPDEGIWETRGGRKDFTYSRVMCWAAFDRGLKLAAEFSRPADTVLWTKARDDILDQVMERGWSDKEQSLVQHYGSHVLDASLLLIPRVGFLAPRSASWLSTLDAMDRVLVSDSLVYRYDPAASPDGLRGSEGTFSLCTFLYVDALTRAGRLPQARYTFEKMHTYANHVGLFAEEIGPSGEQLGNFPQAFTHLSLIMAATTLNEALDALRR, translated from the coding sequence ATGGACCGCTACCCGCCCATCGCCGACCACGGACTCGTGGGGGACCTGCAGACCGCGGCTCTGGTGTCATCCAGGGGAGTCATCGACTGGTTCGCGGCTCCGCGATTCGACTCCCCCAGCATCTTCGCGGCGCTGCTCGACCACGACGGGGGCGGGCACTTCCTGCTCGCACCGGAACAGGAAGAGGGCACGTGGAAACAGCTCTACTACCCGGACACCGCGGTCGTGGTGACCCGGTTCATGTCCCCCGACGGGGTCGGCGAGACCGTCGACTACATGCCGGTCCACCGGGGCCTGACGGCGTCCGACCGGCACACCCTGGTACGTGTGATCCGCGCGGTGCGCGGCACGGTGCGTTTCTCCCTCGAATGCCGCCCCCGCTTCGACTACGCGCGCTCACCCCACCGACTCGACCTGACGGAGCGCCGGGCGACCTTCCGCGCACCCGGGGCGACCGCGTTCCTGCAGGCCACCTTCCCGCTCGAACGGGACGGCCAGGACGTCCGCGCCTCGATCACGCTCACCACGGGCCAGGCGGAGGCAGCGATGTTCACCACCGACAGGGAGGGCAGCACGGCGCCGCCGCCACCGCCGGAGCGTGACAGGATCACCGATGAGCTGTGGGAACAGGTCGACTACTGGCAGAAGTGGGTGCGCACATCGCACTACCACGGCCGCTGGGCGGAGATGGTGTACCGCTCGGCCATCACGCTCAAGCTGCTCACCTACGCCCCCTCCGGCGCGCCGGTCGCCGCCGCCACCATGGGTCTTCCCGAGCAGGTCGGCGGCGAGCGCAACTGGGACTACCGCTACACCTGGGTGCGGGACGGATCCCTGTCCGTACGGGCCCTGCTCGACCTCGGCTTCGCGGAGGAGGCGGCCCGCTTCACCCACTGGCTCGGCGACCGTCTGCGGGCCCACGAGGGTCCGGACGGGGAGCCCCTGCAGATCATGTACCGGGTCGACGGTGACCCGCACCTGACCGAGGAGGTCCTCGAGCACTTCGAGGGCTACCGGGGTTCGTACCCCGTGCGGGCCGGAAACGCGGCCATGGACCAGCTGCAGCTCGACATCTACGGCGAGGCCCTGTACGCCCTGTCCGAGGGCCACGCGGTCGCCGTACAGGCCGACTACCACGGCTGGAAGGCCCTCGCCCGGAGCCTGGACTGGCTCGCCGACTCCTGGGACCGGCCCGACGAGGGCATCTGGGAGACCCGCGGCGGCCGGAAGGACTTCACCTACAGCCGCGTGATGTGCTGGGCGGCGTTCGACCGCGGCCTGAAGCTCGCCGCCGAGTTCAGCCGGCCGGCCGACACCGTCCTGTGGACGAAGGCCCGCGACGACATCCTCGACCAGGTCATGGAACGCGGCTGGAGCGACAAGGAGCAGTCCTTGGTCCAGCACTACGGCAGCCACGTCCTGGACGCTTCGCTGCTGCTGATACCCCGGGTCGGATTCCTCGCGCCGAGGAGCGCGAGCTGGTTGTCCACCCTCGATGCCATGGACCGTGTCCTGGTGTCCGACAGCCTCGTCTACCGGTACGACCCCGCGGCCTCTCCCGACGGACTCCGCGGCTCGGAGGGAACGTTCAGCCTCTGCACGTTCCTCTACGTCGACGCCCTCACCCGTGCCGGACGGCTGCCGCAGGCCCGCTACACCTTCGAGAAGATGCACACGTACGCCAACCACGTCGGTCTGTTCGCCGAGGAGATCGGCCCCAGTGGCGAGCAACTGGGCAACTTTCCGCAGGCCTTCACCCACCTGTCGCTCATCATGGCCGCGACCACGCTGAACGAGGCGCTCGACGCCCTCCGGCGCTGA